From Pseudobdellovibrio exovorus JSS, a single genomic window includes:
- a CDS encoding cyclic nucleotide-binding domain-containing protein, with amino-acid sequence MRIESEKIKLLGFDAAKIKGLKPDQAEMLKHMQASASVVDIVQAFYSQGRLISFLSLLDLLQVLLSIKAIANPAFYNYFLPQEDQRQISEAQIVTTVTGTQFDKNRLAHVPFLRSLNADLLNIFLQNSSVMQVPEGVVFCQEGADQRSLLVLLKGQASVYKRQADGKQKKLVVLNENSLFGEAAFFFGTPRSATVVADTACEILIIRYVPALYDGAIKTEKAQQLQWRIWAVHALLKSEIFSDLPQECFDALIFAGEMKSFTKDTVFCRQGDVGEVCYIIVQGRVQIIKDQKSVAHLEQGDCFGELALMVTGGKRTATVQAESDGIVLEIHRSHFYRLLAQNLLLACGFERVARKRNPQR; translated from the coding sequence ATGCGCATAGAGAGTGAAAAAATAAAACTATTAGGATTCGATGCCGCGAAGATCAAGGGGTTAAAGCCGGATCAAGCGGAAATGCTAAAGCATATGCAAGCCTCTGCCAGTGTGGTGGATATTGTGCAGGCCTTTTACTCTCAGGGGCGCTTGATTTCTTTCTTATCCCTTTTAGATTTGCTACAGGTATTACTTTCTATTAAAGCCATTGCTAACCCTGCCTTTTATAATTACTTCTTACCGCAGGAAGATCAAAGACAGATTTCAGAAGCGCAGATTGTGACCACAGTGACGGGGACACAGTTTGATAAAAATCGTCTAGCACATGTGCCTTTTCTTCGTTCGTTAAATGCGGACTTGCTCAATATATTTTTGCAAAATTCAAGTGTAATGCAAGTTCCTGAGGGCGTTGTCTTCTGTCAGGAAGGAGCCGATCAGCGATCGCTCTTGGTTTTACTTAAGGGGCAGGCCAGTGTCTATAAGCGCCAAGCGGATGGGAAGCAAAAAAAGTTAGTCGTTCTTAATGAAAATAGTTTGTTCGGCGAGGCGGCCTTCTTTTTTGGAACTCCTAGATCGGCAACAGTTGTTGCGGATACAGCTTGCGAAATTTTAATTATTCGCTACGTGCCAGCTCTTTATGATGGTGCTATTAAAACTGAAAAAGCTCAGCAGTTGCAATGGAGAATATGGGCTGTCCATGCACTTTTAAAGTCTGAAATTTTCAGTGATCTACCGCAAGAGTGTTTTGATGCTCTGATTTTTGCCGGAGAAATGAAATCCTTCACTAAAGATACTGTATTCTGTCGACAAGGTGATGTAGGTGAAGTCTGTTATATCATCGTGCAAGGTAGAGTTCAGATTATTAAAGATCAAAAGAGTGTGGCTCATCTTGAGCAAGGTGACTGTTTTGGTGAATTAGCTTTGATGGTGACAGGTGGAAAAAGAACGGCAACTGTGCAGGCGGAAAGCGATGGTATCGTGCTTGAGATTCATCGTTCACATTTTTATCGTCTATTGGCGCAAAATCTACTTTTAGCCTGTGGTTTTGAGCGCGTGGCTCGCAAAAGGAATCCGCAGCGCTAG
- a CDS encoding M23 family metallopeptidase, whose amino-acid sequence MKLNKIHMTSILAAAAVIVIAAVSVSGKKLDNLNLFRTADAQVEDIKEVEEPVLTLEQRYPYEFPPRSTFYSQLLELEVPREIIFQMVQVIQPHQDLGRLKPGTRFQLFYSEAEVPEVTGIQIRFTPQEALKAQKIDGIWQAERIVKPVETKVVTFSGDVKSSLWESAVEAKMDPYLIAELAEIFAWQMDFAREVRVGDRWRLSVEQEFVQGEAVGWGSILAAEYDNAGRIYAAILFRNNNEKLGYFAPDGSSLRRMFLKTPIQYARISSRFQSNRFHPVLKTNRPHLGVDYAAPTGTPIRAIGDGVITMAGWNGGGGNTIKLRHNSIYDSAYKHLSRFAQGIKKGSRVKQGQTIGYVGSTGLSTGPHLHFEFFVRGKYVDPLKQQFPSAEPVPPRYLTQFNTDKASFLETLPQWEQGN is encoded by the coding sequence ATGAAGTTAAATAAAATACACATGACGTCTATTTTGGCTGCGGCCGCTGTAATTGTTATCGCCGCGGTTTCGGTCTCTGGGAAAAAATTAGATAATTTAAATTTGTTTAGAACTGCTGATGCTCAAGTTGAAGACATAAAAGAAGTTGAAGAGCCAGTGTTGACACTTGAACAGCGTTATCCTTATGAGTTTCCTCCGCGCTCAACATTTTATTCGCAGCTTTTAGAATTAGAAGTTCCGCGTGAGATTATTTTTCAGATGGTGCAAGTCATTCAGCCACATCAAGATTTAGGACGTTTAAAGCCAGGAACTCGTTTCCAGTTATTTTATTCTGAAGCGGAAGTTCCAGAAGTAACGGGAATTCAAATTCGCTTTACACCACAAGAAGCTCTCAAGGCGCAAAAAATTGATGGCATTTGGCAAGCGGAGCGTATTGTAAAACCAGTTGAAACAAAAGTGGTGACGTTCTCAGGAGATGTGAAGTCTTCTTTGTGGGAGTCTGCTGTTGAAGCGAAAATGGACCCTTACTTAATTGCTGAGCTAGCCGAAATTTTTGCATGGCAGATGGATTTTGCGCGCGAAGTCCGTGTAGGCGATCGATGGAGACTTTCTGTCGAGCAAGAGTTTGTGCAAGGTGAAGCTGTGGGGTGGGGATCTATCTTAGCTGCGGAGTATGATAATGCGGGACGTATCTATGCGGCGATTTTGTTCCGTAATAATAATGAGAAGTTAGGATATTTTGCGCCGGATGGATCTAGTTTAAGACGTATGTTTTTGAAAACACCAATTCAATACGCCAGAATTTCTTCGCGTTTTCAATCGAATCGTTTTCATCCTGTATTAAAAACAAACCGACCTCATTTGGGCGTAGATTATGCGGCTCCTACGGGAACGCCTATTCGTGCTATCGGTGATGGTGTTATCACTATGGCGGGATGGAATGGTGGCGGTGGCAATACTATTAAATTGCGCCACAATTCTATTTACGATAGTGCCTACAAGCATCTCAGTCGTTTTGCACAAGGGATCAAGAAAGGTTCGCGTGTGAAGCAAGGGCAGACTATCGGTTATGTTGGATCTACGGGGTTATCTACTGGCCCACACTTGCATTTTGAGTTCTTTGTGCGTGGGAAATATGTTGATCCGTTGAAGCAGCAATTTCCATCGGCAGAACCAGTTCCGCCACGCTATTTAACCCAGTTTAATACAGACAAGGCCTCATTCTTAGAGACCTTGCCGCAATGGGAACAGGGAAATTAA
- a CDS encoding Crp/Fnr family transcriptional regulator: MKPKPNSGPQMHADCTVCDTKSKGFMCSTSDAVAKKVAEVKADCSYRAGEAIFRAGERSLGLFAVRKGVVKLESLSADGHSHTVDLVGPGGLLGYRALFGEGLYKKSAWALEDTEVCFLPKQEILDLFRCHPELGLKMIGQLGDDLDRAQGKWVNQIDKGAPARVADALLFLNEKFSGTSWTRKEIAEWAGTTTETVIRTLAQFEKEGIISQNYKNFTILSFQRLLEKSQSV; encoded by the coding sequence ATGAAACCTAAGCCCAACTCTGGACCTCAAATGCATGCCGATTGTACCGTTTGCGATACAAAATCTAAGGGTTTCATGTGTTCGACTTCTGATGCCGTTGCTAAAAAAGTAGCCGAGGTAAAAGCCGACTGTTCTTATCGTGCCGGAGAAGCTATTTTCCGTGCAGGTGAGCGCTCTTTAGGGCTATTCGCTGTTAGAAAAGGTGTGGTTAAACTTGAGTCCTTAAGTGCCGATGGACATTCGCACACAGTGGATTTGGTGGGACCGGGGGGACTATTAGGATACCGCGCTTTATTTGGTGAAGGTCTTTATAAGAAGTCCGCATGGGCTTTAGAAGATACCGAAGTCTGCTTTTTGCCTAAGCAAGAGATACTAGATTTATTTCGTTGCCACCCTGAACTGGGGTTAAAAATGATCGGCCAATTAGGGGATGACCTCGATCGTGCTCAAGGGAAGTGGGTTAACCAAATCGACAAAGGGGCTCCGGCACGTGTTGCGGATGCTTTACTATTCCTTAACGAAAAATTCAGTGGAACTAGCTGGACACGAAAAGAGATTGCAGAGTGGGCCGGAACTACGACTGAAACGGTTATCAGAACCCTAGCTCAGTTCGAAAAAGAGGGCATTATTTCCCAAAACTATAAGAATTTCACAATCTTATCCTTTCAACGTCTTTTGGAAAAATCGCAATCAGTCTAA
- a CDS encoding heavy metal translocating P-type ATPase translates to MQQPQKVPTNTNIPSDMKSEVKSDKTSEAWARYNLHEVEEQFDFGSQADTKKFRFYVEGIRCASCVHRLEELPQKNKSILLSQVNFGLKTLELQVDKQLHLGDLGQVIENMGFHPTPLNKDNSILDARKKENRTDLKRIGVAAAVAGNQMLFAVPLYAGLQGDLASIFKWISFTLFLPLLFYSARGFYHKAWSSLKSRQLNVDMMIVVALWSGFIFSSYSLLTGGEELYFDSTASFIFLILSARYFLKKYQERFAAKDIMSEMFLREIFDVEEEGIHRTVTFDKIKVGAHLFLKRGQTLPCDAVLACEDSEFDLSFLTGEAYPQKKQKGDLIRAGSRLLSQEATVVCETENAQTQLANLLNSLAQKQKNKSTYQNLSDIIAHRLTFTVFAIAGLFFLFTVQESGIEAFKRSLALITIACPCAVAFGTPLAQSMGLRRALEKGYFIRSSDVFEKLDQVKKIVFDKTGTLTSSQLKFIKSYPENISDEVKAIILGLEKNSVHPVAVSLKNTWASLNPAAVENLHEISGFGVEGTVDGKIYRLGRSSTTEDENLQVDLTVDGRREAYLFFEEELRTEAKSLVQELYKQDMQVMLLSGDRRQRALEIARQLEIRPAAVHSDQSAESKQAVIEKENPCLYVGDGLNDLQALNAAYVSFAVRGPFEATYQVCDVFAPQKDLSAVVEMLEISRQVYRVIRGNLLFALVYNSIGGVLALSGYINPLMAAVLMPISSVLIISHTVWRMK, encoded by the coding sequence ATGCAACAGCCCCAAAAGGTACCTACAAATACAAATATTCCATCTGATATGAAGTCAGAGGTGAAGTCGGACAAGACTTCAGAGGCGTGGGCTCGTTACAATCTTCATGAGGTCGAAGAGCAGTTTGATTTCGGTTCGCAAGCGGATACCAAAAAGTTTCGTTTTTATGTTGAAGGAATTCGCTGTGCCTCTTGCGTTCATCGCTTAGAAGAACTACCTCAAAAAAATAAAAGTATTCTATTATCTCAGGTAAATTTCGGTTTGAAGACGCTTGAGCTTCAAGTTGATAAGCAGTTGCATTTAGGCGATCTGGGGCAAGTTATTGAAAACATGGGATTTCATCCCACTCCGCTAAATAAAGATAACAGTATTTTAGATGCGCGAAAAAAAGAAAATAGAACTGATTTAAAAAGAATTGGTGTGGCGGCTGCAGTTGCAGGAAATCAAATGCTCTTTGCCGTGCCTTTGTATGCGGGATTGCAAGGGGATTTAGCCTCTATATTCAAATGGATATCTTTTACCCTTTTCTTGCCACTTTTATTTTATTCTGCCCGTGGATTTTATCATAAGGCATGGAGCAGTCTAAAAAGCCGTCAGCTCAATGTGGACATGATGATTGTTGTAGCTTTGTGGTCGGGGTTTATTTTTTCATCTTATAGTCTTCTGACGGGTGGTGAAGAACTCTATTTTGATTCTACAGCTAGTTTTATTTTTCTTATTTTAAGTGCGCGCTACTTCCTAAAAAAGTATCAAGAAAGATTTGCCGCCAAAGATATCATGTCCGAGATGTTTTTGCGCGAGATCTTCGATGTGGAAGAAGAAGGCATTCACCGCACAGTTACTTTTGATAAAATCAAAGTGGGTGCACATCTTTTTTTAAAACGAGGTCAGACACTTCCTTGTGATGCCGTTCTTGCTTGCGAAGACAGTGAGTTCGATCTGTCGTTCTTGACAGGTGAGGCCTATCCGCAGAAGAAACAAAAAGGCGACTTGATTCGCGCTGGCAGTCGACTTTTAAGCCAAGAAGCGACTGTTGTCTGTGAAACTGAGAACGCGCAGACTCAATTGGCGAATCTTTTGAATTCATTAGCCCAGAAGCAAAAAAATAAAAGCACATATCAAAACTTAAGCGACATTATAGCCCACAGACTGACATTCACTGTTTTTGCGATTGCAGGATTATTTTTTCTTTTCACTGTGCAGGAATCTGGAATTGAAGCTTTTAAAAGAAGTTTAGCCTTAATTACCATTGCTTGTCCGTGCGCGGTGGCCTTTGGAACTCCATTAGCACAAAGTATGGGGCTTCGTCGGGCCTTAGAAAAAGGCTATTTTATACGATCTTCAGATGTTTTTGAAAAGTTAGACCAAGTTAAGAAGATTGTCTTTGATAAGACAGGAACTTTAACCTCAAGCCAGTTGAAGTTTATCAAAAGTTATCCCGAAAATATTTCAGATGAAGTAAAGGCTATTATTTTAGGCCTCGAAAAAAACTCAGTGCATCCAGTGGCGGTGAGTTTAAAGAACACGTGGGCATCCTTAAATCCTGCAGCGGTTGAAAACTTGCACGAAATCAGTGGTTTTGGCGTTGAGGGCACAGTCGATGGCAAGATCTATCGTTTAGGACGTTCGAGCACAACTGAAGATGAAAATCTACAAGTGGATCTGACTGTGGACGGACGGCGTGAAGCTTACTTGTTTTTCGAAGAAGAACTACGAACGGAAGCCAAAAGTTTGGTGCAAGAGCTCTATAAGCAAGATATGCAGGTGATGCTTCTTTCTGGAGACCGCCGTCAGCGCGCATTGGAAATAGCTCGCCAACTAGAGATTCGTCCCGCGGCTGTTCACAGTGATCAATCGGCAGAATCGAAACAAGCTGTTATCGAAAAAGAAAATCCATGTCTTTATGTTGGAGATGGGCTCAATGACTTGCAAGCGTTGAATGCGGCTTATGTGAGTTTCGCTGTGCGTGGTCCCTTCGAGGCCACTTATCAAGTCTGCGATGTTTTTGCTCCTCAAAAAGATCTTTCAGCCGTTGTTGAAATGTTAGAAATTTCAAGACAGGTCTATCGTGTTATTCGTGGGAATCTATTGTTTGCATTAGTCTATAACTCTATTGGTGGAGTTTTAGCTTTAAGTGGTTATATCAATCCACTGATGGCAGCCGTGTTGATGCCGATCAGCTCCGTTTTAATTATTTCGCACACAGTTTGGAGAATGAAATGA
- the ccoS gene encoding cbb3-type cytochrome oxidase assembly protein CcoS, with the protein MNVTILFMVAIALYLALGFVVACLWALEKGQFDDLETPALRILKNDDYSDFKERDS; encoded by the coding sequence ATGAATGTCACCATTCTTTTTATGGTCGCCATAGCCTTGTATCTAGCTTTGGGCTTTGTCGTGGCTTGTCTGTGGGCTCTAGAAAAAGGTCAGTTTGATGATCTCGAAACACCAGCTTTAAGAATTTTAAAAAATGACGATTACAGTGATTTCAAAGAAAGGGATTCGTAA
- the ccoN gene encoding cytochrome-c oxidase, cbb3-type subunit I has protein sequence MDKQLKINSYDDAIVRQFILATLAWGGIAFLVGLFAALQLAYWPFNTSLEWLSFGRIRPLHTNAAIFAFAGNAIFAGIYHSTQRLLRTRMFSDVLSQLHFWGWQLVIVLAAITLPLGLTQGKEYAELEWPIDLLITTVWVLFAINVFGTIYRRREKHMYVAIWFYIATIVTVAVLHIVNSAAIPFSFMKSYPVWAGMQDALIQWWYGHNAVAFFLTTPFLGLMYYYIPKAVNAPIYSYRLSIIHFWALVFIYIWAGPHHLLYTALPDWAQTLGVVFSVMLWAPSWGGMLNGLLTFKGRWGQARTEPVWKFFIAALTFYGMATFEGPLLSIKSISSVGHYTDWIVGHVHGGALGWNGFLTFGMIYYLVPKLWKTELFSKKMAEQHFWLGLTGIVLYYVSMVVAGITQGLMWKAVDGNGMLVYPEFVETVMRIVPLYWVRALGGVLYITGFVLMLINIYKTVRSGSRPVGTPIGNLQNNNVNDGKPRLLEGYATYFTVLSLVAILVGTVIEIYPTLNVHKYVNPEITTHPFSALEQEGRDLYVREGCYACHSQQIRPLVDEKLRYGDPSTIEESIYDRPFQWGSKRTGPDLARVGKKYPDYWHYQHMIDPRLMQPKSIMPSYEWLVKKKIDYSQLKKKLNVLQNLGVPYTDDEVRFADRDAQEQARVIAEGLKEQGVQEKIEDREILAIIAYLQALGQKGGR, from the coding sequence ATGGATAAGCAACTTAAGATTAACTCGTATGATGACGCGATCGTCAGGCAATTTATATTAGCCACTCTAGCATGGGGTGGAATTGCATTTTTGGTCGGTCTATTCGCAGCACTCCAATTGGCTTATTGGCCATTTAACACATCGCTTGAATGGCTAAGCTTTGGACGTATTCGTCCGCTTCATACCAATGCCGCGATCTTTGCGTTCGCTGGTAATGCGATTTTTGCGGGTATTTATCACTCTACGCAAAGGCTTTTGCGCACAAGAATGTTTTCTGATGTGTTAAGTCAGTTGCATTTTTGGGGTTGGCAATTGGTTATTGTTCTGGCCGCCATCACGTTACCTTTAGGATTAACACAAGGTAAAGAATATGCCGAGTTGGAATGGCCTATTGATCTTTTGATCACAACTGTTTGGGTTCTTTTTGCCATCAATGTTTTCGGTACGATTTATCGACGACGCGAAAAACACATGTATGTGGCGATTTGGTTTTACATCGCCACAATCGTGACTGTAGCTGTTCTACATATTGTTAACTCGGCGGCGATTCCCTTTAGCTTTATGAAGAGTTACCCTGTATGGGCGGGGATGCAAGATGCTCTGATTCAATGGTGGTACGGTCATAATGCCGTAGCCTTCTTTTTGACGACACCGTTTTTAGGTTTGATGTATTACTACATTCCTAAGGCTGTGAATGCGCCGATTTACTCTTATCGTCTATCGATCATTCACTTTTGGGCCTTGGTGTTTATCTACATTTGGGCTGGGCCGCATCACTTATTGTACACGGCTTTACCAGATTGGGCGCAGACACTAGGTGTTGTTTTCTCGGTTATGCTATGGGCACCGAGCTGGGGTGGAATGCTGAATGGTCTTTTAACATTTAAAGGCCGCTGGGGGCAGGCGCGTACAGAACCAGTTTGGAAGTTCTTTATTGCCGCTTTGACGTTCTATGGTATGGCGACATTCGAAGGTCCATTGTTGTCCATCAAATCTATTAGCTCTGTGGGACACTACACTGACTGGATTGTGGGACACGTTCACGGGGGAGCATTGGGGTGGAATGGATTCCTGACTTTCGGGATGATTTATTACCTTGTTCCAAAGCTTTGGAAGACGGAACTGTTTTCTAAAAAAATGGCCGAGCAACATTTCTGGCTAGGTCTGACAGGTATTGTTCTTTACTACGTTTCCATGGTTGTTGCGGGTATTACACAGGGTCTTATGTGGAAAGCTGTTGATGGCAATGGGATGTTAGTTTACCCAGAGTTTGTTGAAACAGTGATGCGTATTGTGCCTTTATACTGGGTCAGAGCATTGGGTGGAGTTCTTTACATTACAGGTTTTGTGTTGATGTTGATTAATATCTACAAAACAGTTCGTAGCGGCAGTCGCCCTGTGGGAACACCGATTGGCAATCTACAAAATAACAATGTGAATGATGGGAAACCAAGATTGTTAGAGGGATATGCAACTTACTTCACGGTGTTGTCGTTGGTGGCTATCCTTGTCGGAACTGTTATCGAGATCTATCCAACACTTAATGTACATAAATACGTGAACCCAGAAATCACGACGCATCCATTTTCAGCTCTAGAACAGGAAGGCCGTGATCTTTATGTACGTGAAGGCTGTTATGCATGTCACTCGCAGCAGATTCGTCCATTGGTAGATGAAAAATTACGCTATGGTGATCCGTCGACAATTGAAGAGTCTATCTATGATCGTCCATTCCAATGGGGATCGAAACGTACAGGCCCTGATCTGGCGCGCGTTGGTAAGAAGTATCCGGATTACTGGCACTATCAACACATGATTGATCCGCGTCTGATGCAGCCGAAATCAATTATGCCGTCGTATGAATGGCTAGTGAAAAAGAAAATTGATTACTCTCAGTTGAAAAAGAAACTGAATGTTCTGCAAAACTTAGGTGTGCCTTACACAGATGATGAAGTGCGCTTTGCTGATCGTGATGCGCAAGAGCAAGCGCGTGTGATCGCTGAAGGATTAAAAGAACAAGGGGTACAAGAGAAAATCGAAGATCGCGAGATCTTGGCGATTATTGCCTATCTTCAGGCTCTTGGACAAAAAGGAGGTCGCTAA
- a CDS encoding cbb3-type cytochrome c oxidase N-terminal domain-containing protein, producing the protein MSHEKHVYDGIEEHNNPMPDWWIWLFVGTVIFGVLYWLHYEIGGGETSKQRYERLLKAHYESSEKNAQSAIASETEESLMEYMQGESVLANGGQIYTEKCAMCHGPLLEGQIGPNLTDSFWLHGQGTRLDLLQVIRKGVPEKGMPPWEGLLKPAEMKDVAAYVYSKIGSNPPNPKVPEGAEVK; encoded by the coding sequence ATGAGCCATGAAAAACATGTTTATGATGGTATCGAAGAGCACAATAATCCGATGCCGGATTGGTGGATATGGCTTTTCGTCGGCACAGTGATTTTCGGCGTTCTTTATTGGCTCCATTACGAAATCGGTGGCGGTGAGACCTCTAAGCAGCGCTATGAGCGCTTGTTAAAGGCGCACTATGAATCTAGTGAAAAGAATGCGCAATCCGCTATTGCCAGTGAAACAGAAGAAAGTCTGATGGAATACATGCAAGGGGAATCTGTCCTTGCAAATGGTGGACAAATTTATACTGAAAAGTGTGCCATGTGCCATGGACCACTTTTGGAAGGTCAGATTGGTCCGAATCTAACAGATAGTTTTTGGCTACATGGTCAGGGTACTCGATTGGATTTATTGCAAGTCATCCGCAAAGGAGTTCCTGAAAAAGGAATGCCGCCATGGGAAGGTTTGTTAAAGCCAGCTGAAATGAAAGACGTTGCAGCCTATGTGTATTCTAAAATCGGCAGTAACCCGCCAAATCCTAAAGTTCCAGAGGGGGCTGAGGTCAAATGA
- the ccoG gene encoding cytochrome c oxidase accessory protein CcoG: MSQVTSPFAGPSEVKGHYERIRNILQPILIVVFLFLPWVRVAGEPLLLLDFANRHFIIFGINFYSHEAPLLFYFLILILLSIFIVTAVFGRLWCGWTCPQTVFLHSVFNKIEKWVLGPFSKRMSFYNSAESWSKKIKVLFLYIVFLLICWVLSHSFVAYFVGSESLVRFIVEGPWQHPVAFSVLAIMTGAFFFNFVFFRERLCIYVCPYGRFQNALIDNNSLVVYYDHVRGEPRGKRQTADKGDCVDCKRCVTVCPVKIDIRQGFQLDCIACGKCIDACNEIMPKVQRPQHLIRFETGDQKKISVKRFRLVLYTLLFVVFSGAFAWSLGNRAGIDVAITRSHQNSISKRVSDISSGATTIWQNQFQLHIKNQMQKSVEMTLTLSEKDLKQGYRLLSPAVRMTLASQQDSKLPAFIEISESDLEKAQTHEDLELIIQVGPEVHVKKIRFMQLR, translated from the coding sequence ATGAGCCAAGTCACCAGCCCTTTTGCCGGACCATCAGAGGTAAAAGGGCATTACGAAAGAATACGAAATATCCTTCAGCCAATACTGATTGTGGTATTTCTGTTTCTTCCGTGGGTCAGAGTGGCAGGTGAGCCGCTGCTGCTTTTGGACTTTGCGAATCGCCATTTCATTATTTTCGGGATTAACTTCTATTCACATGAAGCTCCGTTACTTTTCTATTTTCTTATTCTGATTTTACTTTCCATTTTTATTGTGACAGCCGTTTTTGGACGTCTTTGGTGTGGGTGGACTTGTCCACAGACAGTTTTTCTTCACAGTGTATTTAATAAAATTGAAAAATGGGTTCTTGGACCTTTTTCTAAAAGAATGAGTTTTTATAATTCTGCAGAAAGCTGGAGCAAAAAAATAAAAGTTCTGTTCCTCTATATTGTCTTCTTATTGATCTGTTGGGTGCTATCGCACTCATTTGTTGCTTACTTTGTTGGGTCCGAAAGCCTTGTGCGCTTTATCGTCGAAGGACCATGGCAGCATCCTGTGGCCTTTTCTGTATTAGCTATCATGACAGGTGCTTTCTTTTTTAATTTCGTATTTTTCCGTGAAAGACTTTGTATCTATGTCTGTCCCTATGGACGATTTCAAAATGCACTGATCGATAACAACTCTTTAGTGGTTTATTACGATCATGTTCGTGGCGAGCCCCGTGGCAAACGCCAGACTGCAGATAAAGGGGACTGCGTTGACTGCAAACGCTGTGTGACAGTTTGCCCTGTCAAGATCGACATCCGTCAAGGATTCCAATTGGACTGCATTGCCTGTGGAAAATGTATCGATGCCTGCAACGAAATTATGCCGAAGGTGCAAAGACCACAGCACTTAATTCGCTTTGAAACTGGAGATCAAAAAAAGATCAGTGTGAAGCGTTTCCGCTTGGTGCTGTATACACTTTTGTTTGTGGTTTTTTCTGGAGCTTTTGCGTGGTCACTTGGCAATCGAGCGGGTATTGATGTCGCCATTACGCGGTCCCATCAGAACTCTATTAGTAAAAGAGTGTCAGATATATCTAGTGGCGCAACGACGATCTGGCAAAATCAATTTCAGCTTCATATTAAAAATCAAATGCAGAAATCAGTCGAGATGACTTTAACCCTTTCAGAAAAAGACCTGAAACAAGGGTATCGTCTTCTGAGTCCAGCGGTACGTATGACTTTGGCTTCACAACAGGACAGCAAGCTTCCTGCCTTTATCGAAATCTCAGAAAGTGATTTAGAAAAAGCGCAGACCCATGAAGATTTAGAATTGATCATTCAGGTCGGTCCAGAAGTGCATGTTAAAAAAATCAGATTTATGCAACTTCGCTAG
- a CDS encoding alpha/beta fold hydrolase: MKVQITQTSCGPVSYRSVGSGPRKVLFFHGFPGSSSQIKIFEHFANQRGIHALCFDRPGYHKTTIKTDHMLHVCLEISKELTAQYDWQQFEVVTVSGGTPYGLSLAQHLPQKITSVRVICGLGDLAIKEVQKAFPKSSYAALKLLPFIQKDLLNSAFQLTLALQNPNKRSPIMQLFFPTSAADDKCLKETDAIGSLQLNLKEALEQKGLGPIQDARVFLSHWSQNFQDFAMPISFWHGDEDVIVPDAVSQLMSKRIKNSKLFLLPQEGHLSLPIMRAEEIMLKPD; encoded by the coding sequence ATGAAAGTTCAAATCACACAAACTTCATGTGGCCCAGTGTCTTATCGTAGCGTGGGCTCAGGTCCTCGCAAAGTTCTTTTCTTTCATGGATTCCCCGGCTCTAGCTCGCAAATCAAGATATTCGAACATTTCGCAAACCAACGCGGAATCCATGCCCTCTGTTTTGATCGCCCCGGTTATCATAAAACCACGATTAAAACAGATCACATGCTTCATGTGTGCCTAGAGATCTCAAAAGAATTAACTGCTCAGTACGACTGGCAACAGTTTGAAGTGGTCACGGTCAGCGGCGGCACCCCCTATGGTTTGAGTCTGGCGCAGCATCTACCACAAAAGATCACCTCAGTTCGCGTGATCTGTGGTTTAGGAGACCTCGCCATTAAAGAGGTTCAAAAGGCATTTCCGAAAAGCTCTTATGCAGCCTTGAAGCTTTTGCCATTTATTCAAAAAGATCTTTTGAACTCTGCCTTTCAGCTAACGCTGGCTCTACAGAATCCTAATAAGCGATCCCCTATCATGCAGTTATTCTTTCCGACCTCAGCTGCGGATGATAAATGCCTTAAAGAAACCGATGCAATCGGCTCTTTACAGCTCAATCTAAAAGAAGCTTTAGAGCAAAAAGGACTGGGACCGATACAAGATGCCCGTGTTTTTCTGTCTCATTGGAGTCAGAATTTTCAAGACTTCGCCATGCCGATCTCTTTCTGGCATGGTGATGAAGATGTGATTGTACCTGATGCGGTCTCTCAACTCATGTCGAAACGAATCAAGAATTCTAAATTATTTCTTTTGCCGCAAGAAGGTCACTTGAGTTTACCTATCATGCGAGCTGAAGAAATTATGCTGAAGCCTGATTAA
- a CDS encoding SlyX family protein codes for MNDDSRFINLESKIAHQEFQLEELSQVLYNQQQQIDLLQKQLSHIHKRLQDVTPSPDIGPANEKPPHY; via the coding sequence ATGAATGATGATTCACGTTTTATTAACTTAGAAAGCAAAATCGCCCATCAGGAATTCCAGTTGGAAGAACTGAGTCAGGTCCTTTATAATCAGCAGCAACAGATTGATCTTTTGCAAAAACAGTTAAGCCATATTCACAAAAGGCTACAAGATGTCACGCCCAGTCCTGATATTGGGCCCGCAAATGAGAAACCACCACACTATTAA